In one Moritella sp. 5 genomic region, the following are encoded:
- a CDS encoding AAA family ATPase, which translates to MQRNLLSERIETLIDHLSYGIYERRDAIRLCLLAALSGESVFLLGPPGIAKSLIAKRMIEIFEDESYFEYLMTRFSTPEEIFGPLSIKALKDEGKYVRLTKGYLPEAEVVFLDEIWKAGPAILNTLLTVINERTFHNGIEHQKVPMRVIVSASNELPSADSGLEALYDRMLLRLYLEPIQDKRNFKAMLIQKPLRQINDKIVKVSNDEFELWQNEINQVRLSEHCFEIIYELKLFLEQRNTSGEMIVEPVYVSDRRWKKSMRLLQACAYFNGRDEVTETDLFILKDCIWHDLESRDVIIEATHQFASKRFCDQDEVNSALASIKNRLIKLDAEFIDRFATRLISDVLLTKLRYKLDREFVRKSSLNGIPGLCKIALLGEYDVLEQGSQETAKWVHVGLDDFQKQIRTGSCLVKGYVNDHRNDVWLNFSVDANQHLQVQNFANKSIPVAVIVSDVTLNIDENWLQPLAEIDKEITVIADKLKKSQREFSLTNHNIFVSDDFMDDVATSLGSLSLELNNLVQHKASLLDRLNAIARLFEQG; encoded by the coding sequence ATGCAAAGAAATTTGTTATCAGAACGTATTGAAACACTAATAGATCATCTTTCTTATGGTATTTATGAACGCCGAGATGCCATAAGATTATGTTTATTAGCCGCCTTAAGTGGTGAAAGTGTGTTTTTATTAGGGCCGCCGGGTATTGCTAAAAGTTTGATTGCGAAACGTATGATTGAAATTTTTGAAGATGAAAGTTACTTCGAATATTTAATGACGCGATTTTCAACACCTGAAGAGATCTTTGGCCCACTATCAATTAAGGCGCTGAAGGATGAAGGTAAATATGTACGTTTAACTAAAGGTTACTTACCAGAAGCTGAAGTAGTGTTTCTCGATGAGATTTGGAAAGCGGGACCTGCGATCTTAAATACCTTATTAACCGTAATTAATGAGCGTACCTTCCATAATGGTATTGAACATCAAAAAGTACCCATGCGGGTTATTGTTTCGGCATCAAATGAATTACCGAGTGCTGATTCAGGCTTGGAAGCCTTATATGATCGTATGTTACTACGTCTATATTTAGAGCCTATTCAAGATAAGCGAAATTTCAAAGCGATGTTAATTCAGAAACCATTACGCCAAATAAACGATAAGATCGTAAAAGTGAGTAATGATGAGTTCGAACTTTGGCAAAACGAGATTAACCAAGTACGTCTCAGTGAGCATTGTTTTGAGATAATTTACGAGCTTAAGTTATTTTTAGAGCAACGCAATACCAGTGGTGAGATGATTGTTGAACCCGTTTATGTCTCTGATCGTCGTTGGAAAAAATCAATGCGTCTGTTGCAAGCCTGTGCTTATTTTAATGGTCGTGATGAAGTAACAGAAACCGATTTATTTATTCTTAAAGATTGTATTTGGCATGACCTGGAATCGCGAGATGTCATTATCGAAGCCACTCACCAATTTGCCAGTAAGCGTTTCTGTGACCAAGATGAAGTGAATTCTGCGTTAGCGAGTATCAAGAATCGATTGATTAAACTTGATGCTGAGTTCATTGATCGCTTTGCGACTCGTTTGATCTCTGATGTGCTATTAACCAAATTACGCTATAAGTTAGATCGTGAATTTGTGCGGAAGTCGAGTCTAAATGGTATTCCGGGTTTATGTAAGATTGCATTATTGGGTGAGTACGATGTATTAGAGCAGGGCTCACAAGAAACCGCAAAGTGGGTACATGTTGGTTTGGATGATTTCCAAAAACAGATAAGAACAGGCTCTTGTTTAGTAAAAGGCTATGTGAATGATCACCGTAACGATGTTTGGTTAAACTTTTCTGTCGATGCTAATCAGCATTTACAAGTCCAAAACTTTGCCAATAAAAGTATTCCGGTTGCCGTTATAGTTTCGGATGTTACGCTGAATATTGATGAAAACTGGTTACAACCTCTAGCTGAGATAGATAAAGAGATCACGGTGATAGCGGATAAGTTGAAGAAAAGCCAACGAGAGTTTAGCTTAACTAACCATAATATTTTTGTCAGTGACGACTTTATGGATGATGTCGCAACCAGTCTTGGTTCATTATCATTAGAGTTGAATAACTTAGTGCAGCATAAAGCGTCGCTATTAGATCGTTTGAATGCAATTGCACGTTTGTTTGAACAAGGCTAA
- the glyS gene encoding glycine--tRNA ligase subunit beta, with product MATENLLIEIGTEELPPKSLRTLAEAFAANFQAELDKAGLEFADVNWMAAPRRLALTVTALADAQADKVIEKRGPAISVAFDADGNATKAAQGWARGNGITVEQAGRIKTDKGEWLLHKSEVKGQPTQALVADMVATSLAKLPVSKPMRWGSSPIQFIRPVHTITMLFGAEALEGEILGIKAARTIRGHRFLGKGDFELPHADNYVDLLEDHGMVMVDYERRKDVIRKQVIAAANEHGGVAEIEEDLLEEVTSLVEWPVTLVGNFEERYLDVPAEALIYTMKDNQKYFPMLSTDGELLPKFIFVSNIISKDVRQVIEGNEKVVRPRLADAEFFFNTDKKRSLESRLADLETVLFQKQLGTLKEKSQRIANLAAAIAGKISANTEHAQRAGLLAKADLMSDMVVEFPDVQGVMGMHYARNDGEAEEVAVALNEQYMPRYAGDRLPESLVACSVALADKLDTLVGIFGIGQIPKGDKDPFALRRAAIGTLRIIIEKDLPLDLVDLVDTAKVLFGDKLSNQNVSTDVVAFILGRFPAWYRDVGISVDVIQAVLARRPTKPADFDKRVKAVNHFRSLDASATLAAANKRVGNILAKFEGELNSVVDASLLQEDAEKALASAVDAKVELLAPLFAAGDYQQALTELSELREVVDTFFDNVMVMADDEALKINRLTLLNTLRNQFLNVADISVLQK from the coding sequence ATGGCAACTGAAAATTTATTAATCGAGATTGGTACTGAAGAATTACCACCAAAATCGTTACGCACATTAGCAGAAGCATTTGCGGCAAACTTCCAAGCTGAGCTAGACAAAGCAGGTTTAGAATTTGCTGACGTTAACTGGATGGCAGCACCACGTCGTTTAGCATTAACAGTAACAGCGCTTGCAGACGCTCAAGCTGACAAAGTAATTGAAAAACGCGGTCCTGCGATTTCTGTTGCATTTGATGCCGATGGTAATGCAACGAAAGCGGCTCAAGGTTGGGCACGCGGTAATGGTATTACTGTTGAGCAAGCTGGTCGAATTAAAACAGACAAAGGCGAATGGCTACTTCATAAGTCAGAAGTAAAAGGTCAACCAACACAAGCTCTTGTAGCCGACATGGTAGCGACGTCTTTGGCTAAACTACCTGTTAGCAAGCCGATGCGTTGGGGTTCTAGCCCAATTCAATTCATTCGTCCAGTACATACAATTACGATGTTATTTGGTGCAGAAGCCCTTGAAGGCGAAATCTTAGGTATTAAAGCAGCACGAACTATTCGTGGTCACCGTTTCCTAGGTAAAGGTGATTTTGAATTACCACACGCTGACAACTATGTAGATTTACTTGAAGATCATGGCATGGTAATGGTTGATTACGAACGTCGTAAAGATGTAATTCGTAAGCAAGTAATTGCGGCTGCAAACGAACACGGCGGTGTTGCTGAAATCGAAGAAGACCTCCTCGAAGAAGTTACGTCTTTAGTAGAATGGCCAGTAACATTAGTGGGTAACTTTGAAGAACGTTACCTCGACGTACCAGCGGAAGCTTTAATCTACACGATGAAAGACAACCAAAAGTACTTCCCAATGTTAAGTACAGACGGCGAGCTTTTACCTAAATTTATATTTGTTTCAAACATCATCAGTAAAGATGTTAGACAAGTAATTGAAGGTAACGAAAAAGTTGTACGCCCTCGCCTAGCAGATGCTGAATTCTTCTTTAACACAGATAAGAAACGGTCATTAGAAAGTCGTCTTGCTGATCTAGAAACTGTTTTATTCCAAAAACAACTGGGTACGTTAAAAGAAAAATCACAACGTATTGCTAATTTAGCGGCTGCTATTGCAGGTAAAATATCAGCAAATACAGAGCATGCACAACGTGCAGGTCTACTCGCTAAAGCTGACTTAATGTCAGACATGGTTGTAGAATTTCCTGACGTGCAAGGTGTGATGGGCATGCACTATGCGCGCAACGATGGTGAAGCAGAAGAAGTAGCAGTAGCACTAAACGAACAGTACATGCCTCGTTATGCTGGTGATCGCCTACCTGAATCATTAGTTGCTTGTTCAGTCGCACTTGCTGACAAACTAGATACACTAGTTGGTATCTTCGGTATTGGTCAAATCCCTAAAGGTGATAAAGACCCGTTTGCACTTCGTCGTGCTGCGATTGGTACATTGCGTATCATTATCGAAAAAGACTTACCACTAGATCTTGTCGATTTAGTTGATACAGCAAAAGTACTCTTTGGTGACAAGCTATCAAACCAAAATGTATCAACTGATGTTGTTGCATTTATACTTGGCCGTTTCCCTGCATGGTACAGAGATGTTGGTATCAGTGTTGATGTAATTCAAGCAGTATTAGCTCGTCGTCCAACTAAACCTGCTGATTTTGATAAGCGTGTTAAGGCTGTCAATCACTTCCGTAGTTTAGATGCTTCTGCAACATTAGCAGCAGCGAATAAACGTGTTGGTAATATCCTAGCTAAGTTTGAAGGTGAACTAAACTCAGTGGTTGATGCATCACTGCTTCAAGAAGATGCTGAAAAAGCACTGGCTTCTGCTGTTGATGCTAAAGTGGAATTACTTGCGCCATTATTTGCGGCCGGTGATTACCAACAAGCATTAACAGAATTATCAGAACTACGTGAAGTTGTAGATACATTCTTCGACAACGTAATGGTAATGGCTGATGATGAAGCACTTAAAATTAACCGCTTAACATTACTAAATACACTGCGTAACCAATTTTTAAATGTAGCGGATATTTCTGTATTACAGAAGTAA
- the glyQ gene encoding glycine--tRNA ligase subunit alpha: MSKYNVKTFQGLILALQDYWARQGCAIVQPFDMEVGAGTSHPMTFLRSLGPEPMAYAYVQPSRRPTDGRYGENPNRLQHYYQFQVVLKPSPANIQELYLDSLKEVGLDPLVHDIRFVEDNWENPTLGAWGLGWEIWLNGMEVSQFTYFQAVGGLECKPVTGEMTYGLERLAMYIQEVDSVYDLVWTDGPLGTVKYGDIFHQNEVEQSTYNFEHANVDFLFTLFDESEKEAQKLLDLEVPLPLPAYERILDAGHAFNMLDARHAISVTERQRYILRIRTLSKGVAEAYYASREALGFPLCKKDK; encoded by the coding sequence ATGTCAAAATATAATGTTAAAACCTTTCAAGGGCTGATCCTAGCACTGCAGGATTACTGGGCTCGTCAAGGTTGTGCGATTGTACAACCATTCGATATGGAAGTAGGTGCCGGCACCTCTCACCCAATGACGTTTTTACGCTCATTAGGTCCAGAGCCAATGGCTTATGCTTACGTTCAACCATCGCGTCGTCCAACTGATGGCCGTTATGGTGAAAATCCAAACCGTTTACAACACTACTACCAGTTTCAAGTAGTGCTCAAACCATCACCAGCTAATATCCAAGAATTATACTTGGACTCGCTGAAAGAAGTTGGTCTTGATCCATTGGTTCACGACATCCGCTTCGTTGAAGACAACTGGGAAAACCCAACATTGGGTGCCTGGGGTCTAGGTTGGGAAATCTGGCTAAACGGTATGGAAGTATCGCAGTTTACATACTTCCAAGCAGTTGGTGGTCTTGAATGTAAACCAGTTACAGGCGAAATGACTTACGGTCTTGAACGTCTTGCTATGTACATCCAAGAAGTAGACAGCGTATATGACCTAGTGTGGACAGACGGTCCTCTAGGCACTGTTAAGTATGGTGATATTTTCCACCAAAATGAAGTTGAGCAGTCTACTTACAACTTCGAGCATGCAAATGTGGATTTCCTATTTACTCTCTTTGATGAAAGTGAAAAAGAAGCGCAAAAGCTATTGGATTTAGAAGTGCCACTACCGCTACCAGCATACGAACGTATTCTTGATGCTGGCCACGCATTTAATATGCTAGATGCACGTCATGCAATCTCTGTGACTGAGCGTCAACGCTATATTTTACGTATCCGTACCCTTTCTAAAGGTGTTGCTGAAGCGTATTACGCATCTCGTGAAGCGCTAGGCTTCCCGCTATGTAAAAAAGACAAATAG
- the tusA gene encoding sulfurtransferase TusA codes for MNPLFSDPEHELDALGLRCPEPVMMVRKTVRKLEDGQTLLILADDPATVRDIPSFCQFMDHTLVASQTEHLPYQYLIKKGVN; via the coding sequence ATGAACCCATTATTTTCCGATCCAGAACATGAACTAGATGCCCTCGGTTTACGCTGTCCAGAACCTGTAATGATGGTAAGAAAAACAGTGAGAAAACTAGAGGATGGTCAAACGTTATTGATACTTGCAGACGACCCCGCGACAGTACGTGATATCCCAAGTTTCTGCCAGTTTATGGATCACACCCTAGTGGCTAGCCAGACAGAGCACCTACCGTATCAATACCTGATCAAAAAAGGTGTAAATTAG
- the bfr gene encoding bacterioferritin, with protein MKGNSKVIATLNGLLHNELAAIDQYFTHSRMYQDWGLEKLYERISHEMEEEITHADALIKRILFLEGRPNLKDRRDLLIGSDVTSMLTNDLVLEMEVVGGLRAGIKVCEEEGDYQTREVLLPLLADTEEDHVYWLEQQLGLIKKISLSNYIQSHMGS; from the coding sequence ATGAAAGGCAACAGTAAGGTTATCGCGACCCTTAATGGGTTATTACACAATGAATTAGCAGCAATTGATCAATATTTCACCCACTCTCGAATGTACCAGGATTGGGGATTAGAAAAATTATATGAACGGATCAGCCATGAAATGGAAGAAGAAATTACGCATGCTGACGCGCTCATTAAACGTATTCTATTTCTTGAGGGTCGACCGAATTTAAAAGATCGCAGGGATTTATTAATTGGCAGTGATGTGACGAGTATGCTGACTAATGATCTGGTATTGGAAATGGAAGTTGTTGGTGGATTACGTGCTGGTATTAAAGTGTGCGAGGAAGAAGGTGATTATCAAACCCGGGAAGTATTGTTGCCATTACTGGCTGATACTGAAGAAGATCATGTTTACTGGTTAGAGCAGCAGTTAGGGTTGATTAAAAAAATCAGTTTATCTAATTATATCCAGTCGCATATGGGCTCTTAA
- the bfr gene encoding bacterioferritin: MQGNTNIIMLLNKALGCKLVAINQYFLHARMYKNWGLEGLDKADYKQSILKMKQADKLINRILFLQGLPNLQDLGRLAIGEEAAEMIQLNIELELSIRVVLQTLIEECEKSNDFVSRDIATEILEEVEEQIDWIESQQYLIGHEGLDNYLQSQCS, translated from the coding sequence ATGCAAGGAAATACAAATATCATCATGTTATTAAATAAGGCGCTAGGTTGTAAGCTGGTTGCGATCAATCAATATTTTTTACATGCCAGAATGTATAAAAATTGGGGCTTAGAGGGATTGGATAAAGCGGACTACAAACAGTCTATTTTAAAAATGAAGCAGGCAGATAAACTTATTAATCGTATTTTATTTTTGCAAGGGTTGCCGAATTTACAAGACTTAGGTCGGTTAGCTATCGGTGAAGAGGCTGCTGAAATGATTCAACTGAATATTGAGCTGGAGTTGAGTATTCGCGTGGTACTACAAACCTTGATTGAAGAATGCGAAAAAAGTAATGATTTTGTCAGTCGTGATATAGCCACTGAAATCTTAGAAGAAGTTGAAGAACAAATTGACTGGATCGAGAGTCAGCAATATCTGATCGGCCATGAGGGCTTAGACAACTATTTACAATCTCAATGTAGTTAG
- a CDS encoding (2Fe-2S)-binding protein yields MYVCICRGITDKQLIKSIDEGATTMKELSTELGIGNQCGKCCQCAKKVLHQTRLKQAQQQPQVA; encoded by the coding sequence ATGTACGTATGTATTTGTCGCGGTATTACCGATAAACAGCTGATAAAAAGCATTGATGAAGGTGCTACAACAATGAAAGAATTAAGTACTGAGCTTGGTATTGGTAATCAATGCGGCAAGTGCTGTCAATGTGCGAAGAAGGTATTACACCAAACTAGACTCAAGCAAGCACAACAACAGCCACAGGTAGCCTAA
- a CDS encoding GlxA family transcriptional regulator, with protein MKIGFVLYDKALVTGISLAAEMLSGASRLRDRKTQHQDPLEIKLISTSLEAKSLTAGLRLQPDLTFSCEQEFDLVIFPPMWGNPLVSIIKQKEIIPWLHRQYNQGAKILSTGTGVCWLAEAGLLDGLPATTHWYFYDQFSQQYPQVKLNRQASITAANGLYCAGSINSQSEMMLFLINEMFGKKIASVIENHFSHEISRTQQQPFYQVGGQVQFDESIALAQDWMQRNMANSITNQMIADVCQLPLRTFNRRFKEQVGQTPNQFLLTLRLETAQVLLRDFGLTICDVAEQVGFRDAYYFKKKFQQHFDMAPKQYREMVKAKVFAV; from the coding sequence ATGAAAATTGGGTTTGTACTTTATGATAAAGCATTAGTCACAGGGATCTCCTTAGCCGCGGAAATGCTATCCGGCGCCTCTCGCTTACGCGACCGAAAAACCCAGCATCAAGATCCGTTAGAAATAAAATTAATCTCGACCAGTTTAGAGGCTAAATCACTCACCGCAGGGTTACGTTTACAACCTGACCTAACTTTTTCCTGCGAGCAAGAATTTGATCTTGTTATCTTTCCACCTATGTGGGGTAACCCTTTAGTATCAATAATTAAACAGAAAGAAATCATTCCTTGGTTGCATAGACAATATAACCAAGGCGCAAAAATACTATCGACGGGTACCGGTGTTTGCTGGTTAGCAGAAGCGGGATTACTTGATGGATTACCAGCCACAACACACTGGTATTTTTACGATCAATTTAGTCAACAGTACCCACAAGTAAAACTCAATCGTCAAGCCTCTATTACTGCCGCAAATGGCTTATATTGTGCTGGTAGCATTAACTCACAATCGGAAATGATGCTGTTTTTAATTAATGAAATGTTTGGAAAAAAGATCGCGAGTGTGATTGAAAATCATTTTTCCCATGAAATATCACGTACTCAACAACAGCCTTTCTATCAAGTTGGTGGCCAAGTACAATTTGATGAATCGATTGCCTTAGCACAGGATTGGATGCAACGTAACATGGCAAATAGCATTACCAATCAAATGATCGCCGATGTTTGTCAGTTACCGCTACGCACCTTCAATCGCCGCTTCAAAGAACAAGTAGGACAAACCCCAAATCAATTTCTGTTAACACTGAGATTAGAGACCGCACAAGTGTTATTACGGGATTTTGGCTTAACGATCTGCGATGTAGCAGAACAAGTAGGTTTTCGTGATGCATATTATTTCAAAAAAAAATTCCAGCAACACTTTGATATGGCTCCAAAACAATACCGAGAAATGGTGAAAGCCAAAGTTTTCGCCGTTTAA
- a CDS encoding beta-ketoacyl synthase, with amino-acid sequence MAKLPLIVGLGGINAAGRSSGFHSYKRLVCDVLKEDVMASTWQDLAQRMELDTHDINTDIITQIKAGTLVRRTTTFVPEAVPFQRKAKLAPSVAPITFQLKKSKLPQTIPANWSLTDVDNKTVEVVVEGEFEALVHDTITYPVSSAGNIPTGFDLDKLYNSRSHPRGLKLTVYGASDALNSLGVDWNDILKLINPDEVSVYAGSALGQVDENSFGGMLSAYFKGGRVSSKMMAMALAEMPADFINSYVINSAGTTGTNMGACASFLYNLRQGMLDIQSGKSKVAIVGNAEAPVETGVMEGFRVMGALAEDDQLKALDNSDTVDNRRACRPFSSNAGFTMAESAQFVVLMDDELALELGVSIYGSVADVFINADANKKSISAPGIGNYVTVAKATALAKAILGEAGLQHTFVQAHGTGTPQNRVTESHILSEVATSFNIKSWPVTAIKSYVGHSMGAAAGDQLVASLGVWQHGWIPGIKTIDHIAGDVHQANLNILTDHKFVGDKGQEMKAVILNAKGFGGNNASGLVLSPQQTLTMLEAKYGKSVVSAYHEKNNKIQKTAQTNDNKACFGDENIRYEFGNAVIDESGVNITTEEVRLQGFVNAIKLAQINPYHDYS; translated from the coding sequence ATGGCAAAGTTACCGTTAATTGTTGGTTTAGGTGGAATTAATGCAGCCGGACGTAGTTCTGGTTTCCACAGTTATAAGCGTCTAGTGTGTGATGTCCTGAAAGAAGATGTCATGGCCAGTACTTGGCAAGACCTTGCGCAGCGTATGGAATTAGATACTCACGATATTAATACTGACATTATTACCCAGATTAAAGCGGGTACGTTAGTGCGCCGTACCACTACATTTGTTCCTGAAGCAGTGCCTTTTCAGCGTAAAGCTAAATTAGCGCCAAGTGTCGCGCCAATCACATTTCAATTAAAAAAGTCTAAATTACCACAGACCATTCCAGCTAATTGGTCACTTACCGACGTTGATAATAAAACAGTTGAAGTTGTTGTTGAAGGTGAATTTGAGGCGCTAGTTCATGACACCATTACTTACCCAGTATCAAGTGCCGGTAATATTCCAACGGGCTTTGATTTAGATAAATTATACAATTCACGTTCGCATCCTCGCGGCTTAAAACTAACGGTTTATGGTGCCTCTGATGCGCTTAATTCATTAGGTGTTGATTGGAATGATATTCTCAAATTAATTAATCCTGATGAAGTATCTGTCTATGCGGGAAGTGCACTCGGTCAAGTAGATGAAAATTCATTTGGTGGTATGCTTTCTGCTTATTTTAAAGGCGGTCGTGTCAGCTCGAAAATGATGGCAATGGCGTTAGCCGAAATGCCTGCGGATTTCATTAATAGTTATGTGATCAACAGTGCTGGTACTACCGGCACCAACATGGGGGCTTGTGCGAGTTTCCTATATAACTTACGTCAGGGGATGTTAGATATTCAGTCTGGCAAGTCAAAAGTTGCTATAGTGGGCAACGCTGAAGCACCTGTTGAAACTGGAGTCATGGAAGGGTTCCGCGTGATGGGGGCCTTAGCTGAAGATGATCAGTTAAAAGCATTGGATAACAGTGATACGGTTGATAATCGCCGCGCCTGTCGTCCATTTTCATCGAATGCCGGGTTTACGATGGCTGAGTCAGCGCAATTTGTGGTGTTGATGGATGATGAACTGGCATTAGAGTTGGGTGTGTCTATTTATGGCTCTGTTGCCGATGTATTTATTAATGCCGATGCCAATAAAAAGTCAATTTCAGCGCCGGGTATTGGTAATTATGTGACTGTCGCAAAAGCCACCGCATTAGCGAAAGCAATTTTAGGTGAAGCAGGTTTACAACATACTTTTGTACAGGCGCATGGTACCGGAACACCACAAAATCGTGTGACTGAAAGCCATATTTTGAGTGAAGTCGCGACCAGTTTTAATATTAAAAGCTGGCCTGTGACGGCAATTAAATCTTATGTCGGTCATTCTATGGGCGCGGCTGCAGGTGATCAATTAGTCGCCTCACTCGGTGTTTGGCAGCATGGCTGGATCCCTGGGATTAAAACCATTGATCATATTGCCGGTGACGTACATCAGGCCAATTTAAATATCTTAACTGATCACAAGTTTGTTGGTGATAAAGGTCAAGAAATGAAAGCGGTGATCCTGAATGCCAAAGGCTTTGGCGGTAATAATGCCAGTGGTTTGGTGTTATCACCTCAGCAAACATTAACCATGCTCGAAGCTAAATACGGTAAGTCGGTAGTAAGCGCTTATCATGAAAAAAATAATAAGATCCAAAAAACGGCTCAAACTAATGATAACAAGGCTTGCTTTGGCGATGAAAATATCCGTTATGAATTTGGCAATGCGGTGATTGACGAAAGCGGTGTGAATATAACTACTGAAGAAGTGCGTTTACAAGGCTTTGTAAACGCCATCAAGTTAGCTCAAATTAATCCGTACCACGATTATAGTTAA